The following proteins are encoded in a genomic region of Acetobacter oryzoeni:
- a CDS encoding sensor domain-containing protein, which produces MRILFPYIAQPHQTLHSLPIAMEIASRHPEAEVHLACTTQSHLDYVRSLAAYYPESKVQFSLLHLPQFLRRQTERYGQTAFFRLASLFFNKNYFSSFQGIVVPERTSLYLRKLGVNKPRLIWTRHGAGDRAIGFARDVKKFDYVLMAGHKIEERLLAQGAIRPGYYHTGVYAKFDMVHRMRHRTLRLFNNNRPTVLYNPHFNTRLSSWPKMGLNVLAHFANQDRYNLIFAPHYRLFDNKKAEALQLERAFGHYPHMLIDTGSARSIDMTYTSTADMYLGDVSSQVAEFLVKPRACMFLNAHNVEWEGDENYRFWSLGPVLNTIDSLGEDIEQAFSSHNAFVNLQKDYIRDTFDLVGNEPTAPVGADAIVDFLRMAS; this is translated from the coding sequence ATGCGCATTCTCTTCCCTTACATCGCACAGCCGCACCAAACCTTGCATTCTTTGCCGATTGCAATGGAAATCGCGAGCCGTCACCCCGAGGCTGAAGTGCATCTTGCCTGCACCACACAATCGCACCTGGATTATGTGCGCTCATTGGCCGCATATTATCCAGAATCGAAAGTGCAGTTCAGCCTCTTACACCTTCCTCAGTTTCTACGGCGCCAAACTGAACGCTACGGGCAAACCGCTTTTTTTCGTCTGGCGAGCCTATTTTTTAACAAGAATTATTTCTCTTCGTTTCAGGGGATCGTCGTTCCTGAACGCACTTCGCTCTATCTGCGCAAGTTGGGCGTGAATAAACCCCGCCTGATCTGGACACGCCATGGAGCTGGAGACCGAGCTATCGGTTTTGCGCGTGATGTAAAGAAATTCGACTACGTGCTGATGGCCGGACATAAAATAGAGGAACGGCTTTTAGCTCAGGGCGCCATCCGCCCCGGATATTACCATACTGGTGTTTACGCCAAATTCGATATGGTTCATCGGATGCGGCATCGGACATTACGTCTATTTAACAATAATCGTCCGACTGTCCTTTATAATCCACATTTTAATACGCGCCTCTCGTCCTGGCCTAAAATGGGCCTGAATGTGCTAGCGCATTTTGCCAATCAAGACCGTTATAATCTTATCTTTGCGCCTCATTATCGGCTGTTTGACAACAAAAAAGCCGAAGCGTTGCAGTTGGAGCGCGCGTTTGGGCATTATCCGCATATGCTGATTGATACTGGCAGCGCCCGCAGCATTGATATGACCTACACATCCACTGCAGACATGTATCTGGGCGATGTGAGTTCGCAAGTTGCCGAATTTCTGGTAAAGCCGCGCGCTTGTATGTTTTTGAATGCGCACAATGTTGAGTGGGAGGGTGATGAAAATTACCGCTTCTGGTCTTTGGGGCCTGTGCTGAATACTATTGACAGTCTAGGAGAAGACATTGAACAAGCCTTTTCGTCGCACAATGCTTTCGTAAATCTGCAAAAAGATTATATACGCGACACGTTCGACCTTGTTGGGAACGAACCGACTGCGCCGGTAGGGGCCGACGCAATTGTTGATTTTCTTCGAATGGCCAGCTGA
- a CDS encoding fatty acyl-AMP ligase, translating into MNSMNPASAISLDETLQPVSTASGQPRRYGDFATFPEALDYAAQGEAGFNIYSGKGVLLEALPYKVLRQQAVETALRLLGMGLQPGDRVAIVAESDGDFARIFFGCQYAGLVAAPLPLPVAFGGKEAYLKTLRGMITSAQASAVIIPQIIEGWTDEIVTGLGLVFAGPPAELMARPVPDMPLPDIQPENLSYLQFSSGSTRFPMGVCVSHRSGMANVSSIARNGLQVKETGDRCVSWLPLYHDMGLVGFFLTPMTCQLSVDLLPTREFARRPHVWLDLISRNRGTIAYSPSFGYELCARRPASEGLDLSCWRVAGIGGDMIRAHILDEFAARFAPVGFSPKAFVASYGMAEATLAISFAPLDTGIETDTVDLPALESTGIARPPANADTPSRTFVICGKVLPGHELEVRNSYDRVLSDREVGTIYVRGPSLMSGYFRMPEESSKTLDADNWLDTGDLGYMLDGQIVVTGRAKDLIIINGRNIWPQDLEWSAETHIPVLRSRDVAVFSLEKGDHEEIVALIQCRASATDTREKLKAEATSLFRRLHGVEVSVVLVPPHALPQTSSGKLTRAKARTMYLSGAFEQQSEVA; encoded by the coding sequence ATGAATAGTATGAACCCTGCTTCTGCAATCTCTTTAGATGAAACCCTCCAACCGGTTTCTACCGCATCTGGCCAGCCGCGCCGATACGGAGATTTTGCAACATTTCCTGAAGCGTTGGACTACGCCGCTCAAGGCGAAGCCGGGTTTAATATTTATTCCGGCAAAGGCGTACTTCTAGAAGCCCTTCCCTATAAAGTATTGCGTCAGCAGGCTGTTGAAACAGCTTTGCGCCTTTTGGGTATGGGCCTACAGCCGGGGGATCGTGTTGCTATTGTTGCAGAAAGCGATGGTGATTTCGCACGTATCTTCTTTGGCTGTCAGTATGCTGGTTTGGTTGCGGCCCCTCTTCCCCTCCCCGTCGCTTTTGGTGGTAAAGAAGCCTACCTAAAAACTCTTCGGGGCATGATCACCAGCGCACAGGCCAGCGCCGTGATTATTCCGCAGATTATCGAAGGCTGGACAGACGAAATTGTAACAGGCTTAGGGCTTGTATTTGCTGGGCCGCCAGCTGAACTGATGGCACGTCCTGTGCCAGATATGCCTTTGCCTGACATTCAGCCAGAGAACCTTTCGTATCTTCAGTTTTCTTCCGGCAGTACACGCTTTCCCATGGGGGTTTGCGTAAGCCACCGTTCCGGCATGGCGAATGTTTCTTCCATTGCGCGCAATGGTTTGCAGGTTAAGGAAACGGGAGACCGCTGCGTTTCTTGGCTTCCCCTCTATCATGATATGGGCTTGGTTGGCTTCTTCCTGACCCCCATGACATGCCAGCTGAGTGTGGACTTACTGCCAACGCGTGAATTCGCACGGCGGCCGCATGTGTGGCTGGATCTGATCAGCCGCAACCGAGGCACTATCGCTTACAGCCCTTCCTTTGGATATGAACTTTGCGCACGGCGGCCCGCATCTGAAGGGCTGGATCTTTCCTGCTGGCGAGTGGCTGGCATTGGTGGCGATATGATCCGCGCACATATTCTGGATGAGTTTGCTGCACGTTTTGCTCCTGTTGGGTTTAGCCCCAAAGCATTTGTAGCAAGCTATGGTATGGCAGAAGCCACGCTTGCCATCAGTTTTGCACCGCTTGATACTGGCATAGAAACAGATACTGTTGATCTTCCTGCACTGGAAAGCACCGGTATTGCACGCCCTCCAGCCAATGCAGATACACCAAGCCGTACTTTTGTAATTTGCGGCAAAGTTCTACCGGGGCATGAACTGGAAGTTCGGAACAGTTATGACCGGGTGCTAAGCGACCGAGAAGTTGGCACTATTTATGTGCGTGGCCCCAGCCTGATGAGCGGGTACTTCCGCATGCCAGAAGAAAGCAGCAAAACACTGGATGCTGACAACTGGCTAGATACGGGCGACCTTGGCTACATGCTGGATGGACAGATAGTTGTCACTGGCCGTGCCAAAGACCTGATTATTATTAATGGCCGCAATATCTGGCCGCAGGATCTGGAATGGTCTGCTGAAACGCATATCCCTGTCCTGCGTAGCCGAGACGTCGCCGTTTTCTCGTTGGAAAAAGGTGACCATGAGGAAATTGTGGCCCTTATTCAGTGCCGCGCTTCCGCTACAGATACGCGTGAGAAGCTGAAAGCCGAAGCAACCAGTTTGTTCCGCCGCCTTCATGGCGTGGAAGTTTCTGTTGTATTGGTGCCACCGCACGCGCTGCCGCAGACATCTTCAGGTAAACTTACACGCGCCAAAGCCCGCACCATGTATCTGAGCGGTGCGTTTGAGCAGCAGTCTGAAGTCGCCTGA
- a CDS encoding acyl carrier protein, with protein sequence MSETVESVSALIIQKLLANPKVPRDIDGNCKIMEDLAFDSLAVMNFVMEVEDSLDVSIPLDKLADIRTINDLAACIVALKNKG encoded by the coding sequence ATGAGCGAAACCGTTGAAAGCGTTTCCGCGCTGATCATTCAAAAGCTCCTCGCTAACCCGAAGGTTCCGCGTGACATTGATGGTAACTGCAAGATCATGGAAGATCTTGCGTTTGATTCTTTGGCCGTCATGAACTTCGTGATGGAAGTTGAAGACAGCTTGGATGTTTCCATCCCGCTCGACAAACTGGCCGATATCCGGACGATTAATGACCTTGCTGCATGCATTGTCGCTCTGAAAAACAAAGGGTGA
- the spt gene encoding serine palmitoyltransferase: MTSLFSKFEGTAGALGSVVAVGGRNPFAVVIEKPVSSTVGIIEGRETLLFGTNNYLGLSQSKNAIRAAQEAAAACGVGTTGSRIANGTQSLHRQLEKDIAAFFGRRDAMVFSTGYQANLGIISTLAGKGDHLFLDADSHASIYDGSRLSAAEVIRFRHNDPDNLYKRLKRMDGTPGAKLIVVEGIYSMTGNVAPIAEFVAVKKETGAYLLVDEAHSFGVLGENGRGAAEADGVEADVDFIVGTFSKSLGTVGGYCVSDHPELEFVRLNCRPYMFTASLPPEVIAATTAALSDMQAHPELRKQLMANAQQLHAGFVDIGLNASKQATPVIAVTLETAEEAIPMWNRLLELGVYVNLSLPPATPDSRPLLRCSVMATHTPEQIAQAIAIFRQAAAEVGVSPAPTAA, from the coding sequence ATGACATCACTATTTTCCAAATTTGAAGGTACGGCAGGCGCGCTGGGTTCTGTAGTCGCCGTTGGTGGCCGCAACCCTTTTGCTGTTGTTATTGAAAAGCCTGTATCTTCAACTGTTGGAATTATTGAAGGTCGGGAAACGCTCCTTTTTGGCACCAATAATTATTTGGGCCTTAGCCAATCCAAAAATGCTATTCGCGCAGCACAGGAAGCAGCTGCTGCGTGTGGCGTCGGCACTACGGGCTCGCGCATTGCAAATGGCACGCAGTCCCTCCATCGCCAGCTTGAAAAAGATATTGCCGCATTTTTTGGCCGCCGTGATGCCATGGTATTTTCTACCGGTTATCAGGCCAACTTGGGCATCATCTCCACGTTGGCTGGCAAAGGCGATCATCTGTTTTTAGACGCAGATAGCCATGCCAGTATTTACGACGGTAGCCGCCTGAGTGCCGCTGAAGTTATCCGCTTCCGCCACAATGACCCGGATAACCTGTATAAACGCCTCAAACGCATGGATGGCACACCTGGTGCCAAACTGATTGTGGTTGAAGGTATTTATTCCATGACGGGCAATGTGGCCCCGATTGCAGAATTTGTAGCTGTTAAAAAAGAAACTGGCGCATATCTCCTTGTAGATGAAGCCCACTCTTTTGGGGTGCTGGGTGAAAACGGACGCGGCGCAGCTGAAGCCGATGGTGTGGAAGCTGATGTGGACTTTATCGTCGGCACATTTTCAAAAAGCCTCGGCACTGTTGGTGGCTACTGCGTATCCGATCATCCTGAACTGGAATTCGTGCGTCTGAACTGCCGTCCTTACATGTTTACGGCATCCCTTCCGCCAGAAGTTATTGCAGCAACAACGGCAGCCTTGAGCGATATGCAGGCTCATCCAGAACTGCGCAAACAGCTTATGGCCAATGCCCAGCAACTTCATGCTGGATTTGTAGATATCGGGCTGAATGCCAGCAAACAGGCCACCCCTGTTATTGCTGTTACGCTGGAAACAGCTGAAGAAGCTATTCCCATGTGGAACAGACTGCTGGAGCTTGGGGTTTACGTAAACCTCAGCCTTCCTCCGGCAACGCCAGATTCTCGGCCTTTGCTGCGTTGTTCTGTAATGGCCACCCATACGCCAGAGCAAATTGCTCAGGCCATTGCCATATTCCGCCAAGCTGCCGCAGAAGTGGGTGTATCACCCGCACCTACCGCCGCGTAA
- a CDS encoding diacylglycerol/lipid kinase family protein: MSDRFALIYNPRSRRNLKADPRYLELAGKMLGPLFCSPRTHAALRQQVYALLQQKISCLVVDGGDGTVGNVLSALYTSSCPPEQWPSIVVLPSGNTNLIATDVGFGKRGVEALQILQARLASGRLLSDVRRRQPLVVTRDGQKKEASLGFFGGLGAFGRGIEIAHDPKILKNYSHDAAVMATLFVTAWQLLSPKHRRGWLEGTKVTVERDGEILPEQNHFLFLCTALHRLPHGIWPFWQNLKEADRGISYLDVAAFPPHLGRAVWNLLRGKAPQWLRQDAAYHSGSATELVLRTDQSFILDGEVLPPGQDGSLTISAGSVVSFVHV; encoded by the coding sequence ATGTCCGATCGTTTTGCCCTGATTTACAATCCTCGTAGCCGTCGGAATTTGAAGGCAGATCCCAGGTATCTGGAACTTGCGGGCAAAATGTTGGGGCCCTTGTTTTGTTCCCCTAGAACGCATGCTGCATTACGGCAGCAGGTTTATGCCCTTTTACAGCAAAAAATAAGCTGTCTGGTTGTAGATGGGGGAGATGGCACAGTTGGGAACGTTCTGAGCGCACTTTATACTTCTTCTTGCCCGCCAGAGCAGTGGCCCAGCATTGTTGTGTTGCCCTCTGGCAATACTAACCTGATTGCCACAGATGTTGGATTTGGTAAGCGTGGGGTTGAGGCATTACAGATTTTGCAAGCTCGTCTTGCATCCGGGCGCCTTCTTTCCGATGTGCGGCGCAGGCAGCCTTTGGTGGTCACGCGGGATGGGCAGAAAAAAGAGGCATCTCTAGGATTTTTTGGTGGCTTAGGTGCTTTTGGGCGCGGGATTGAAATTGCACATGACCCCAAAATCCTGAAAAATTACTCGCATGATGCCGCTGTTATGGCGACATTATTTGTAACAGCGTGGCAGTTACTAAGCCCCAAACATAGGCGAGGATGGCTGGAAGGCACAAAAGTTACGGTGGAGCGTGATGGTGAAATATTGCCCGAACAGAATCATTTTCTGTTTTTATGCACAGCTTTGCATCGGTTGCCCCACGGTATCTGGCCATTTTGGCAAAATCTGAAAGAAGCAGACCGAGGGATTAGTTATCTGGATGTTGCTGCTTTTCCTCCGCATTTAGGGCGTGCAGTCTGGAATTTGTTGCGCGGAAAAGCACCGCAATGGCTACGGCAGGATGCAGCCTATCATAGCGGCTCGGCAACAGAATTGGTGCTGCGTACGGACCAATCTTTTATTCTGGATGGTGAAGTTCTGCCCCCGGGGCAAGATGGCAGCCTGACCATTTCTGCGGGCTCCGTGGTTTCTTTTGTGCATGTTTAA